Below is a genomic region from Lusitaniella coriacea LEGE 07157.
ACTTCTCCGGTGTTGGTAGTTATCGTAACCCCTTCACTTCCATATTTAATAGCAGTGACAATTGTATTGAGACGAATGTCTAATCCTTCAGCTAAGGTTTCAAGTACGCGATCGTAGCCATTAATGAGAATAACATCATCGCCTTCAAAAGCATCATCTTCATCGAAATAAGCAGCAGAAAGTTCTTCAATAGAACCTCCCGTATCAAATTCTGTGAAAGCAGTTAATGCCCAATAGATTAAGGGATCTTCTAAAGATGTAGGATCGATGTTTGAGAGCGCCTCTCGCAATGATATTAAATCTTCTTCATCAACTTCATCATCTACCTGTTCGAGTAACGCCTCAAAACGGTTGCCAAGTTCTTCTAAAACATCTTCACTAATGAGTTTTCCATTTTTACCATAAACCCGCAAACTATCATCGTCGGTGACAAAAGTTTCTGCGTCAATTTGCTTTGCTAGGGTAGAAATTGGATTACCTTGGGGTCCATGAATCCAACCCGCACCAATTTCAAAGGCATCACCTAGCGTGCGATTAGTCTGGATTCGTCCACCCACATAAGATTTTGCTTCTAGCACGATAACATCTGCTCCTGCACTGTTTAGCGATCGCGCGGCAGCAAGACCGGAAATCCCCGCACCAACAATAATGGTACGGATGTTAAGCTCGCTTTGTTCTTGTTTTTGGACTCTACAAGCAGCTAAAAATGAGATTGAACTCAATAGAGCAAATTTAAGAACCTGGCGGCGATTTAATGTCAAATTAAATGACTCACTCCCCATAAATTGTTACGACAATTCTGCGCCGACGGGGTTTGATATCGCATTCAAGATGAAAAATTTGTTGCCACGTTCCCAATTCCAATTTTCCGCGACAAACGGGAATGGTTAAAGAAGGCCCTAATAATGTTGCTTGTAGGTGAGAATGTCCGTTGCCATCGTGCCATGCAAGTTCGTGTTTATAGTCTCGACTTGGCGGCATTAATTTATTGAGAAATTCCGGTAAATCTTGTTGCAATCCCGGTTCAAATTCGATTGCACCAATTGCTCCAGTACTGCCAATATTAAAAATGTGGACAATTCCTATTTGAATTTGCGACTTTCTAACGGCTTCCTCAACTTCATGAGTTAAGTCGTTCATGTCGCCATTGCCTTTTGTGTGAATTTCTAGGTGTTCTTGAAAAACCATATTTTTTTGGAAATGATTTATTCAAATAAATTTAATGGTAAATGACCGTAAGTTCCGTTAATGCGATCGTCTTCCGATTGACAAGAAATTAAAACGCCTCGATATTCACCGATATAACGATCGAAATAATGTGACATTTTTTGAGTATTAAATTTAATGTAAATAGGTTCTGGAGCATCGGGAAAATCTGCTGCGTTCAATTCAACGTTATACCCTAATGCTTGAAGATAATAATTGAGAGCGACAAAACCTTGTGTTGCATCATCGGCACAAATTCCTAAGTTTTCGCAATCGGCTTCTTGAGAAAAGAGTTTTAATGCTTGTTGAAGTTGAGTTCTTTCTTTCTCGGATTGCACTTGTTTTGTGGTCGTACCACTGAAAGAGTCGAGGATTTTTTTTGCTTCTGAAATCGTGAGATCGGTCATTTTTGAGAAGGGTGAATTTAAAATTCACAAAGGATTGAAGTATAGGGAAGAGGGATATAATTCCTGTTCTTGATGAGTTTCTAGGGTACAGTCCGATCGCGCGTAGGCAACGCAAGTCACAGTATATCCGGCGGCGACTTCGGTTGGAGAGAGAAATTGTTGTTCTTTTTGATCGACTTCTCCTTCGATAATTTTGGCAACGCAAACCGAACATTCTCCTTGCAAACAGCCAGAAGGGAGGCGAATTCCCAGCTCATCCGCCATATCCAGAATATACCGATCGTCAGGAACCGCGATCGTTTCGTCTAGATTGCGTGCTGGATTCACCAGGCGAACTCGATACACTGCCACACTATCCTCCTTTTTAATGAGCTGTAAACTAAAGTTTTCTCGCACCCCACACCCTCTGCCGAGATTGGGAGATTGTTGTTATATAGCAGTCGCCATAACAGTTAGGACACCCTCTCTCCCCCAGCTTCCCCTGCTCCCTCAGCTTCCCCTGCTTCCCCTGCTCACCTTCACCAATGTCCTAATACTCCTGGCTAGTGCTATAAATGCCGAACAGCCTATTAGATTAATACAGATTGAGAGTTAACGAAAATGATTTTTATTAAACAAAGCTGAGATTTATGGCTGCTTGCCATCGCGAGCGTTAGAGTGAAAAGAATAGCGCCAGCATTACCTTCCGCGATCGACAATGACTAGTACTGCGACAGCTCGTTCTCAAAATTCATGGGACTTCGATTTCTCAACCCCCTACCCCACTCAAGATTCCGATCTTCTCAAGCAACTCAGTTTTATCCCTGGATTGAAGGAAATTTTGATGGCGAGGCAGGTTCACGCACTCGAACACGCGACGGTGTGGGTTCTTGGCGATATGGCGCGTCCCAGGGGAATTGGCGATAGGTTCGAGGAGCAGCAGGATAATGAAACCCTAGGCGGACTCTCCACAGACCGAGGATTTTATCTTTATGGTCCAGTCAATCGCATCCATCTTGGACGTGCGGTACGCCGTGCTTTGGAGCGCCTCAAAAGTGGAGAATGGGATTTAGCGTTGCATCCCCGTTGCGGTACGAATACGTCGGTTTCAAGGCTTTTAACGGCGGGATTTTTTGCGGGAATATCGTTGCTGTTTCCGCGAGGTCCCCTAGAACAGCTTTTTGCCTTTGGGATTGCGACAACCGCAGCCGCGCAATTGTCTCCGG
It encodes:
- a CDS encoding flavin monoamine oxidase family protein; translated protein: MSSISFLAACRVQKQEQSELNIRTIIVGAGISGLAAARSLNSAGADVIVLEAKSYVGGRIQTNRTLGDAFEIGAGWIHGPQGNPISTLAKQIDAETFVTDDDSLRVYGKNGKLISEDVLEELGNRFEALLEQVDDEVDEEDLISLREALSNIDPTSLEDPLIYWALTAFTEFDTGGSIEELSAAYFDEDDAFEGDDVILINGYDRVLETLAEGLDIRLNTIVTAIKYGSEGVTITTNTGEVAGDYVICTVSLGVLKSNKIAFEPALPKSYQQSIENIPMGNVTKVALQFPKAFWSLDTQYFGFQSEEKGKWSYFMNYRTFRDRAILVAFSFGAYASKIELQSDEAIQAEVMDILKVMFGDNIPQPEQIIITRWSQDPYTLGAYSFTGTHTHPKDFERLAQPVEDRLFFAGEHTIFKYHGTTHGAYLSGIAAADEIIALHG
- a CDS encoding secondary thiamine-phosphate synthase enzyme YjbQ; protein product: MVFQEHLEIHTKGNGDMNDLTHEVEEAVRKSQIQIGIVHIFNIGSTGAIGAIEFEPGLQQDLPEFLNKLMPPSRDYKHELAWHDGNGHSHLQATLLGPSLTIPVCRGKLELGTWQQIFHLECDIKPRRRRIVVTIYGE
- a CDS encoding DUF1824 family protein — translated: MTDLTISEAKKILDSFSGTTTKQVQSEKERTQLQQALKLFSQEADCENLGICADDATQGFVALNYYLQALGYNVELNAADFPDAPEPIYIKFNTQKMSHYFDRYIGEYRGVLISCQSEDDRINGTYGHLPLNLFE
- a CDS encoding 2Fe-2S iron-sulfur cluster-binding protein, giving the protein MAVYRVRLVNPARNLDETIAVPDDRYILDMADELGIRLPSGCLQGECSVCVAKIIEGEVDQKEQQFLSPTEVAAGYTVTCVAYARSDCTLETHQEQELYPSSLYFNPL
- a CDS encoding DUF6391 domain-containing protein, with translation MTSTATARSQNSWDFDFSTPYPTQDSDLLKQLSFIPGLKEILMARQVHALEHATVWVLGDMARPRGIGDRFEEQQDNETLGGLSTDRGFYLYGPVNRIHLGRAVRRALERLKSGEWDLALHPRCGTNTSVSRLLTAGFFAGISLLFPRGPLEQLFAFGIATTAAAQLSPDLGNLAQKHLTTSIPFNLEVDSISQTTDLWGRSAYFIGVRWCESSVVR